Genomic segment of Panicum virgatum strain AP13 chromosome 2K, P.virgatum_v5, whole genome shotgun sequence:
TCCCTGCAGATGCTCTGATGCATGCATGGCTCTCCTAGCTATACCAAGAataatacacacatatatatatagacacacacatgCATCGACAACGTGGCCTAACTGTGTTATTGGTCACGAAGATTCCAAAATCAGCCGTGGATGGATGTACATGGGACAAATTAGTGTGGCGCACGTGTCAAGGCAGGAAGCTGCCGCCGCGGCTGTAGCTCCACAAAGTGCGGCCGCCACCACACCGTCGGGCCGTCGGCATCGGCGCGTCTCCGACCGGTCCACGACAGCAGCTAGCGAGTAGCGACGGCGCGCCACCACCTGCAGAGGGGTCGTCTATGGTGGTGCCTCATCGTCGGCTATACTACAGGCAGCCCGCCATgtgtcgccgctcgccggctgACAGGTGTAcgtattcttcttcatcaggTTGGTGACACTGACACGTGACACCTGACAACTCCTGGACCTGCGTCCGTGTAACTGCCCGTATCCTACGACGTGTGTTCGTCCTGACATGAGGCATTTAATTACGCACGTGCAccgaaaaaaaaacatcacacgCAAGGTGGACGACTGTGTGCTAGCAACTTGTACGTAAGATACACTGGATCTTGCCCAGATTCTCATCTAATCTGTGGAAATTAATCTAGCGGAGCATGCATCAGCAGGTTCCTGCAGCCAGGCCACCTCGATCGGCCAAACTGTTTCCATCGATCTCAACTAAGCGTTATAGGATAGGCTACTAGCACAAATTAAGCAAATGATATACAGTAGTGTGGGCGTAAGCGCACTACCAGATACTGTCCAGATTCCCAGCTCAAGTTGTTATTATATCAGGCAattaatatatatgtatatatatctgCTCAAGGCAAAATTATTGGCATGCATGCACTTTTATTTATCAAATATATATACTGCACATCTTTCATTCTCTTAATTTGTTGCATTGGCATCGATCTCTAATAGTCTGTGTGAATTATTGTGTGATCGTTTCTAACTTTTGAAACATatacaaaaaaaagaagaaaattaaAACGACCATTTTCAACGGCTACAATTTTCACTCACATCGTCAAACCGGTTGTGCTTCTTCCACTGATCTTGCGTGATCTGACAGAATTTTTGTTGGACACACATTGACCTCGTCCCTGTCATTATTGTAAAAACAGAATGTTAATCCTTTTTACACTAGTACTAGCTAGCTCTCTGCATGCATTCCTTTGTTCTTATCATCGTGAAGTCAATGGTAGCTGCAGCAGGCGTACTTAACCGGACGACATCCACTAATTTCAGGTCAAAAGGCATTGCAAGGaagaagctagctagctagctagctcttgCTTGCATTGCCTGGATGTATGCAAATCCTCCACTTTGCCTTGAAGTAGACTAAATAAAGTACTCTCTTGATCCGACATATGCGGTGACGTTTGGAAAAATGCAACATTTGCATCTTCGATCATCAGTAGTCGTGGTACCGTGCAAAACTCTGGCTAGTTCTCCATGCGTGTGTGCTGCTCTCATGCCTAATAAGCTAATTAAGGTGCCGGCCAGCCATCAAAATCTATCTTCTAAAGGTATCCAAGATACATCCATCTCTGGCCGGCTCTTGGTTGTCGTcgtccctctttttttttccaagcGTACGTTGCACCACAGCCACAGCAGGCACTGTATGACGACGGGAACTAGAAAAAGTGTCGGTGATGCATGCTCTGATTGTAGAAGCAAAGAAGCATTAATTGCTAAGTCTATTTGGATGTTGACACGGTCTCTGATAACATCATTCTGCTTCACCAGCACCATATAtgaaggtgtgtgtgtgtcttaggccctgtttggtttgagggACTTTTGCAAAAGTTCTTGAGACTTTTGGGGCTAAACAATCAAACAGGAGGGACTTTTTGGGGCTAAAAGTATGTTGGGAGCTAAAATTGAAGAAGTCCCTCAAGAGGTGCTTTTTGGGACTTATTCCACCGCATGCCCCTTGGCCCAGCAAGCCCATGAGGCCGTGACCCCCGTGAACCCCCTTCCCGCGAGGCCCGTGAGGCCGTGACCTCCTGCTCCGCTCCCCCGTGAACCCCCCTCCCGCGACCCTCTCCCCGTCCgcaccgccggccgcgccgccgcgtccaggcCGCCACTCAGCACCTCGGCGACCACCACCCGCGCCGCGTCCTCCCGCTCCACCTCCTTGTCCGTGCCCAGCCTCGACGTCGCGTCCTATACGTGGGCAGCTCGTCACAAAAACAAGGTGCAGATCCGGCCGGCGCCCGCGcatctcgccgccgcctgcgcatctcgacgccgccggccgcgcagtcgtgcgtccgccatggccggcaacgacgacgacaagagGGATCTCTTCTCCAAGTCGGGCATCCTTCACCGCCCGTCCACCATGGATGACTTCGGCCAGGCTTCGTCAGCATACGCCGGCGTTCAAGATCCAGGGAGGGTTCTAGGCGGCCTCGATCTGAACTCGCAGGTCGAGAGCTACCCCGATTTGGAGAGGTACCAACAAATCCTCCAACCTGAAGAAGATTTCGGACACGGGCTACCCCCTATTCGCCCAGGCAGCAGATCCAGTGGTCTTTGCGGAAGATTACCACAAGGAGGAAGCGGAGGAGCAAGCCGCAGCAAGTCTGCGAGCTCTGGCGCGGGATCTAGCCGTCCGATGCGGGGTTTCGTCCCCCCGGGCTCTGCTCTCGGTGGTGCAGGCCGTGGGCGCGCCGGAGGAGGTGGCATTGGGGACCCCATGGCATACAACGCTCATGTGTTCGGTGGTGGCGGCCGTGGCTTCTCCATGCCACCTGGCACTCCAAGCTCCGGACGAGGTGGCATTAGGGACCCCATGGCGTATGGCGGTGGCATTGGGGACCCCATGGCGTACGGCGCTGGCCGTGGCTTCTCCATGCCACCGGGCGCTTTGAGCTTCGGAGGAGGTGGCCGCGGCCGAGCTTCGTCATCTGCAGCACCTGTAGAGGATgttgacgatgatgacgacatCGAAGACGAAGATGAGAATGCGCCTGATGGAAAGGTAAATCATTCATGCCTTTTACTGCTATTTTTCTGTGCAACAAGGCTGCAATAATGATCATCAGAGGATCAACAACTTTAAGACGAAGAAAAAAGCTTTAAACTGATGGTGAGCTGAGAACTGTAACTTGAGGTCAGGTGGAGTCCTGTCTGCATCCACCGTTATGTATCTATCAATAGTCACAGAATTTCTGTAAACGGTGATCTTGTAGCTATGTTGCGAATTGCAGAGGGGCCTAAGCTACAAGGGGTCTCGTGATGATGCACAGTAGTTTTTAGTGGGAAGTGCAAGTGCTTGCTTTCCTTTTCAGCAAACGATGGTAGTTTTGATTAGTGTCAAGGAATATGATGGCCTTTACTCCATGGTGTCGCCCTTCGAAACCTTTGCTCTGATTCTGGTACCTTGGCAGCACAGCAGTGCTCTTTGCAACTTTTGATCACAATTTGTTTGTAGATCTATACTTAAGTTTTGTTCAATTTCTTGTGTAGATCTTTATGATAATTAGGATATGTATTAACTCACATTTTCTTTACTAGAGTACATTTGACAAGGCTAATTGGACAGaagaaaatatttttacatTATGTGACATAGCTTGTGAAGAAGCTAGGGATGGAAATTGTCCCAATGGAGTTTGGACAACTAGAGGATATCAGAATTTGAAGACCAAATTTTTTCAGAGGGCGCGACTGAGACACTCATCCaaacaaattaaaaacaaaATGAATCAATTGAAGAAATGGTATGTTGCTTGGGTGTGGCTGGGAACCAAGACCGGAAAAGGGATAGTAGAAAATGGTGATTATGTTGCACCAGCTTCGTGGTGGGCAAAGAGAATCAAGGTATGCAGAAAATACTGCAATTTCCATTGTAATATGAGGGAAGACACCGATCTAATTGTTCATTTTCTATGCAGGAAAACAAAAATGCCAAGAAATTTCAGTTTGGCAATCCTGAGTACTTGGATATGCTTATAGAGTTGTACCAAGGTGTGGCAGTAGATGGATCCACTGCATACTTCCCTggagatgaagaagatgagggatTTGTGCAGCCAGCTGGTGATGAGGATGCGGCCGGTGAGGGATTTGTGCAGCCACCTGGTGGACGCTTTTCTGGTGATGAGGGGTTTGTGCAGCCACCTGGTGGATGCTTTTCTGGTGATGATGGATTTGAGAACAGCCCCATGAGCACCAGCAGCCGCAAAAGGGGGACTAGTTCTTGTGACAATTCAACCGCCACTAGTCCTGGCAAGAAAAGTAAGAGCCCAGTGGTCAAGCTCATGAGGGGTCTACTGACTTCTTTCCAGTCTGATAGTGAAAAGTCTACTCAACTCATAACTGAATTAGTAAACAGAAAAGTCAAGTCAAGAGAGAAGAGTCAAAACATCTTTGTTGAGGAGTTGACTCGGTGCCAGCAGTTGGCAATAGAGTGTGGGGCACCAGAAGAGTCTGTTGAGTACTTTTGCGCAACACAATTGTTTGCTGAGCCCCACAATAGGATCATGTTTATGAACATGAAATCTAAAGAGGCCAGGCTAGTGTGGTTGAAGAGGTGGTGCCAGCAAAAGAATCTGATGTAGCTTAGGATTACAAGAAGATGATGTCATTTGCTTGGTGTTTGCCTTATCTATGTATTTGGACTTCTTTTGTTTGATGTGTCATGTAATGTACCTTTGCAGGATTATGTGCTGAACCTATTTAATTTGATCTTTCATGTACTTCACCCTTTAAAGTTGTGTGTTGTTTGCTGAATCAGTTTTATAGATGTCATGTAAAGCCATATTTGCTGATTCCACTTTGATGATTTATTTTGGGTGTAGGATGATAGTGATGAGGCCAGTGCTGAtgatgacagtgatgatgatgacctTGTTGCCCAAATGATACTCCAACAACAGAAGAAGCGAAGAGTTGTTATGTTAGCCAGCATGATTGGTATGTGTTACTTGGACTCTTACTCCAATAAAGGGCCTATAAGGGTACCAAAAGAAACTGGAATTGAGTGGGTTATAAGGACACTAGGGAACCCAACTGATTGCTATGATATGTTTAGAATGAGTAGGACAATGTTTGAGAAGTTACATAATGTGCTATTTGAGTCTTATGGTTTGCAATCCACTAGAAGAATGTCTTCAACAGAGTCTCTGGCACTATTTTTGTGGACAGTTGATGCCCCTCAATCAGTTAGGCAGCAAAGAAATAGATTTGTCAGGTCTCTGGAGACATGTAATAGAAAGTTTGAGAAAGTGTTGGCATGTTTAATCAATCTAGCAAAAGATATCATTAGGCCAAAAGATCCTAAGTTCACAAATGTGCACCCAAGATTGAAAAATAGAAAGTTTACGCCATTCATGGATAATTGCATAGGAGCAATAGATGGCACACATATTGAAGTTGTGGTGCCAAATGCCACTGCTGTGCAACATAGAAATAGACACAAGGAGAAGAGTCAGAATGTGATGTGCGTATGTGACTTTGATATGAGGTTCACTTTCGTCCTTGCCGGTTGGCCAGGATCGGTTCATGATATGAGGGTGTTCAATGATGCTCAGAGTAGACTTGGTCATAAGTTTCCACATCCACCACCAGAAAAGTTTTATCTTGTGGACTCGGGATACCCAAACAGACCGGATTATCTTGCACCAATAAAGGGTATAACATATCATTTCCAAGAATACCGTGATGGCATAATGCCTATAGGAAAAAAGGGAGCACTTCAATTACTGTCATTCTTCACTTAGAAATGTGATAGAGAGGTCATTTGGAGTCTTGAAAAACAAGTGGAGGATTTTGATGCACCTACCAAGTTATCCGCAGCGCAAGCAAAGCAAGATTATTGTGGCGTGCATGGCAGTACATAATTTTATTAGAGAAAGCAAGATATCAGATACAGATTTTGACTTGTGCGACCAGGATGAAAACTATGTTCCATTACATGCACGAAGTTCTAATGCCAACGCTACAGATGAAAGGGATAGTGCCGTGATGAATCAATTTCGAGATTGGGTAGCCGATGGCCTGTGGAGTTTGAAATAGATGTAATATTTGTAATAACGAGAATCATTGCATTTTGGTTTATTTTATTTGTGTTTTGTAATAATACTGAGCATCATTTGTGATTTGTAACAATTGAGCCAGCATGCAGGGAGGCTGCTGTGCATAGCGTGCATGGAGGCTGCTGCGCATGCAGAAAGGCCCGTGCaagaagatacatgcatgcaagGGTATTTGGGTCCTTTTAGCATTGCAATTAATGATTTTTAGTCCCTTTAGTCTCTCAAACCAAACAGGGAGGGACTTTTACTTTTAGCCCAGGGACTTAAATTAGTCCAGGGACTTCTAAGAACCAAACAGGCAGTTAATTATTGGAGAGCTGCAAAAGTATTTTCTATATATAATAAGTCTAGTACGGTCAATCTGTACTGAAATTCACTTCTTGATTTGCTGAGAGTTAACATATGGCTGACGGGATCTTTGCATTTTTTATGCACTAGTCAGATTTGTCTGATCGGTAAATCTTCGTCGGTGATTCCTTTTCACTCACAGGAAATATAATGGAGCAATCATAATAAAGCACCGTCGGTCATTAGCAGGAGAgaaaacaatacaatacaaaGGCGTTGTTTGGATCCCTTGGCTATTTTTTAGCACCCCTTTCAAATAGTTCTAGAGGAGCCAAACAGTAAGACAAAAAAATATCCCCCAAAGGGGCGCTATTTGAGGCTATTTAGGTGGGGCCCATtgattctctctctttctcttgaAAAAGTCGCTGCCAAATGATTGGAAAAATATTTTAGGAGTCAAATAGTCCTCGGATCCAAACCCCTCAATGGCTATTTCATTGAAGACTTATTTTTTTTGCTAATCTTTAGCCCTTAAAATAACTCTCGGCCATTTCTCAAAAGTCCAAGCCCCGTCTGCCATCCGCAAATAACTTTGTTAATAAGattctgatgatgatgatactgACTAATCATAGTCTTAGTACACTCGTGGGACCCACGAACCGGCGGGATTACGCGGGAAATATAGGCGCATTCCACGTGTTGAAATCGACGTGTACGTGTCAGGCGACCACAGGCCCGGCCCACCTGAATTTCCCAGCTTGCTTTGCCTTCTTCTTGGAAGCTAccaggggtgtgtttagatcccacaaacttttcaaactttccatcacatcgaaatcacatcgaaacattaaatatagcaaatgactcatgcatggagtactaaatgtaggtaaataaaaaaactaattgcatagttttgatgtacgttgcgagacgaatcttttgagtctaattaggtcatggtaggacaatatttaccacaaacaaacgaaaagtgctatagtgtgctacagtgtccgatgtgactttttctcccacaTTTTTAAGGATATAAACACACCCCAGCTTCTTTTCAAGTTGATGGCTTGGCTGGAACCCAGGAAGCGGCAGCTCAGCTGATGGCTCCACTCCAGCACTCCactcggagccggagccggagccgggggTCGTAATATTCCTCCACGTGTCCCATCGCCTGACGTCACGGCGGGGCCGCTAATTGTACGCTGTCAGCAGGATTAGCAGCCGGGATTCTGTGAGGCCGACACACCTGCGCCTGTTACTGTTGCTCTGAGAGTGAGGTGAGGGCCAATGAAACCGGTCGTGACTTAACCTGGCTGGCTGGCTACCGTATCCCCACGTAAACGTGCCCTACCTTTTTGGCCTAGGATCGGACGACCGAGTCGTATGCAAAATGCaactgcttttttttttaagacCACCATCAGCAATAGCATTATTTATGGCTAGCAGCTGCTTAGTACATGTCAGTACTTCACTCGTTTCAATTCGTTTTGCAAAACGTGTATTAGGTTTATTATTTGAaaaagaattccgatcaccactcGATTTCTTTTGCAatatactactactactaccaaTAATTAGTTTCTTCGAAACCAATAATGTCGAACTGAAAGATATGTCAAGGACTAACTGTATTTATACTGTTAGTCAGAATATACTACTAAGTCTGATTTCTCAAAGTATGAGGCATCTTATTACAAAATAACGGAAATGCACAATCCTTCCTTTTCATTTGTATTGAAGCttgaaacctaaaagaaatgtaaatgtgtatatatatcTAGGTAATGCTCTTATTAGCACACCAACACTCCTACAGTATGTCagtgtgtatatatatctaGGTTATGCACTAATGCATCTAGAAAACTCAAAACGATATAGTATAATTTATGGAACAGGGTAATTATTATTTCAGCGTATCCAACCTTAGCAGACTGCCATTTTCTTTCATTTTCAAAGTTAAATGATGCCACCCGGGCGGTGGTGACGTGTGCTCCGACACACACACACCGTTTtgggcaagcaagcaagcaagtgCGAGCGCAGCAACAGTGGTCTGTCACGATCTGCCCAGCTAGCTTATTAATAATTAGCATATACTAATCCATTGATTAATATGCAAAGGTATGGTCCGATGAGTGACTAGCTAGTGCGACGTCAGGAGGTTAATTAGTCGCTGGGCCAACTAGCTCGCTCGTAGTACTAGCAAAAAGGTTACGCACGAAAACGGCACGATTCCGCGTTGAAACGGTCGCGAGATGCACCGGAGAAGAACACTTTTTTTTCTCCCTGCGTGTGTGCGCGGTCGGTGCATGGAGTGGTGATATGACGGACGCCCCGGGACCGACACGTGCGCGGAAACGTGGACACCCTCCATTGGATGGAGAcgtctctctctgtgtgtgtgtgtctgtgtgttgcCAACCCTAGTATGTACTGTGCACTACTAGATACAAGATTGATGATTAAACGATCGAGGAGCAGAATGCAGGTCGTGATCGATCGATGATCCTTGCTTAGCTTGGACGACAGAACCACCGGCCGTtctacttttcttttcttttttgatggGGTCAACACGGCTTCAGCTTCTGATCAGAGCAAGATGAGGCCATCCACAGCCATGGAACTGCAAGCACTAGGGGAAGAACATACACTTTGACGAAGGAGCTTGACGAAGCAGAGGTCAAAAGCCTCGAAGCGAGGTGTGGCGATGAGCCGGACCGGATCTCTCCGCCGCCCTAGCTAAGGTTGGGCGCAAAGCTAGTAAGGGGACTTTAATTTGTGGCACGCCAGGCAGAGCCGGCACAAAGTTAGTTCCTGCTGGCCAAGAACAAATTAATACCGGATCTTTTCCTGTAATGTAAAAAATACCTCTAGAAAAATGCTATATATTTCAGGTTACAAGATGATGATCTGATGGAGTAAGTGAGAATTTGAGGTTGTCTGAATCAAGCATTTCAAACTTCTGCTGCACATTGCTTTCTTGTGTTGAGTGTGTGGACACACGCACACAAACATCCCCTCAAATGGAAGGTCTCCCAACACTTTTAGTTTTGAATTGTAGAACTATTATAATGTATAAATGAAAACTAGGTGTTTTGGAGGCCATTATTATTCCAAAATTACAAATCTGAAGCACCATAAATTTAGGTATTGGAGTTCTCCAATATGCTCTTGTGAAATTTATATTTTCTCTAAAAGAATTATATAAGTGATGTAACTCATGTGTAAATTAAAGTAGTTGTGAACTAACTATAATTAAGGTATAGATGAACATTTCAAGTTTTAGGAGACCATAAAACATCCACTCACCATCCTCTCAATCACAAATCTTGGCACAAAACTGATATATAATACACCAACATTGAGACGTAGGGTTCCTCTATAATAATTAGACTATGTTTTAGCAATTTCTAGAAAAGGGATGTGATTATcaaaaaacaacaacaaaaaacagATCATATAATGAACCTGAGCCACTAAACAAACTTGCTGTTGATCAACACTTTTGAGAGACTAAACCGGCATATCTTGAGATTGACGAAGTTATCACAGGTGTCTTATTGATGTCATGCTAGGGTGTCTTACAAACATGAGGGGACATTTCTAGTCTAGCGGAAGGAGGTCGGTCAAGGATAGCCGGTGGCAATGGTAGGACAGGATTATAGGTAGAAACTATGAGTGACGACAGAAGGAGATGACTGCAGCAGTGTTTTGCATGGGGCTATCTAATTTACGGGGGACCGTATGGTCAATTTCCGACCAGAACTACCATCCGTGCCTAGTTTTCACgtatcctttttctttttctattttgatAATAAACTACAAACACAAAAATGCCATACAAAACATTTATATACACAATGTTTGATCAAATCACAATGATAAAAATTGTAGAAAgagaaaaattatataaaagcttataaacaaaaaatgtaaaaaaattggGAAAAATTTTGTAACAAAACTTTAACGAAACTTATAAAACTGGAAAAAACttcagaaaaaaatttgaaaaacaaaATTTAAGAATAAACTGGGAGAAAAAAAATTCGAGAACAAAAATCAGAAGCAAAATAttggaagaaaaaaatacaagatCAACTTTTATGTGGGTAAAATACAAGATCAATGTTTTTTCGTGTAAAATACAAGATCAACTTGGTAGACAAAGTTTTTAAAATAACTTTTGCAgaacaaaaatatcaaaagCAAAAATTTTGGAAGCAAATTTAATATCTAGTTTGGAGAAAAAAGTAGAGGAACAAACTTAGTCACCGGCTAGAACTaggtaaagaaaaagaaaaatgaaaaaaagaagaaaattatGCTGGGGAAGC
This window contains:
- the LOC120694970 gene encoding uncharacterized protein LOC120694970 codes for the protein MAGNDDDKRDLFSKSGILHRPSTMDDFGQASSAYAGVQDPGRVLGGLDLNSQVESYPDLERYQQILQPEEDFGHGLPPIRPGSRSSGLCGRLPQGGSGGASRSKSASSGAGSSRPMRGFVPPGSALGGAGRGRAGGGGIGDPMAYNAHVFGGGGRGFSMPPGTPSSGRGGIRDPMAYGGGIGDPMAYGAGRGFSMPPGALSFGGGGRGRASSSAAPVEDVDDDDDIEDEDENAPDGKSTFDKANWTEENIFTLCDIACEEARDGNCPNGVWTTRGYQNLKTKFFQRARLRHSSKQIKNKMNQLKKWYVAWVWLGTKTGKGIVENGDYVAPASWWAKRIKENKNAKKFQFGNPEYLDMLIELYQGVAVDGSTAYFPGDEEDEGFVQPAGDEDAAGEGFVQPPGGRFSGDEGFVQPPGGCFSGDDGFENSPMSTSSRKRGTSSCDNSTATSPGKKSKSPVVKLMRGLLTSFQSDSEKSTQLITELVNRKVKSREKSQNIFVEELTRCQQLAIECGAPEESVEYFCATQLFAEPHNRIMFMNMKSKEARLVWLKRWCQQKNLM